From bacterium, a single genomic window includes:
- a CDS encoding glycosyltransferase family 2 protein: MSNPLDTARVLTRREQPSLDISVIIPLLNEEESLPELTDRIQAAMAGMNRSFEIIYIDDGSTDRSFEVIHKLKSKYDFIKAIQFRKNYGKSAALAEGFKIAMGRYVITMDADLQDDPAEIPNLITKLEEGFDLVSGWKKRRFDPLSKTIPSRFFNFVTRVMTGITLHDFNCGLKGYRSEVVRDVSLYGELHRYIPALAKWEGYQRITEIVVQHHPRKYGYSKFGLSRFVKGFLDLVTVVFLTRYTKRPLHFFGLIGTFFLMMGLGINTYLTVEWFMGSPIGSRPILFLGILLVLVGIQIITTGLIGEMITHHFQKQREFPIREKID; this comes from the coding sequence ATGAGTAACCCTTTAGACACCGCTCGTGTATTGACGCGAAGAGAACAACCGTCACTCGATATTTCCGTGATTATCCCTTTACTCAACGAAGAAGAATCATTGCCGGAGTTGACAGACAGAATTCAAGCTGCAATGGCGGGTATGAATCGTTCTTTCGAAATAATTTATATTGATGACGGAAGTACCGACCGGTCTTTTGAAGTGATTCATAAGTTAAAATCCAAGTATGATTTTATCAAGGCTATTCAATTTCGGAAAAATTACGGTAAATCGGCCGCACTTGCCGAAGGTTTTAAAATAGCTATGGGCCGCTATGTGATCACTATGGATGCAGACCTACAGGACGATCCTGCAGAAATTCCTAACCTGATAACTAAGCTCGAAGAAGGATTCGATCTTGTTTCAGGTTGGAAGAAAAGACGATTTGACCCTCTCAGCAAAACGATTCCGTCGAGATTTTTTAATTTTGTTACGCGCGTGATGACGGGGATCACGCTGCACGATTTTAATTGCGGACTTAAAGGATACCGAAGCGAGGTGGTACGGGATGTGAGTTTATACGGAGAACTTCACCGGTACATTCCCGCGCTGGCCAAATGGGAAGGGTACCAGCGCATCACAGAAATCGTCGTTCAACACCATCCTCGAAAGTACGGCTATAGTAAATTCGGCCTGTCACGTTTTGTAAAAGGGTTTCTGGATCTCGTTACTGTTGTATTTTTAACCCGTTATACGAAACGTCCGCTTCATTTTTTCGGTTTGATCGGCACTTTTTTTCTTATGATGGGTTTAGGCATCAATACCTATCTCACCGTCGAATGGTTCATGGGCTCTCCTATCGGAAGCCGCCCGATTCTCTTTTTGGGTATTCTTCTCGTGTTGGTTGGTATTCAGATCATTACCACCGGGCTTATCGGTGAAATGATCACGCATCATTTTCAGAAACAGCGGGAATTTCCTATCCGGGAAAAAATCGATTAG
- the smpB gene encoding SsrA-binding protein SmpB, with protein MPEKKSDIKTIATNRKARHEYEIIDTIEAGIALLGSEVKSLREGKVNMQDSHARIEKGEVILYHVHIPEYKQANLNNHPEYRPKKLLLHRAQIRKLQRQVEEKGMTLVPLSLYFNEKNIVKVQLAVARGKRLYDKRESIAKRDADRSLQRELKRK; from the coding sequence ATGCCTGAAAAAAAATCCGACATCAAGACTATTGCTACCAATCGAAAAGCGCGTCACGAATACGAAATTATAGACACGATCGAAGCAGGTATCGCGTTATTGGGCAGTGAGGTTAAGTCCCTGCGGGAAGGCAAAGTGAATATGCAGGACAGCCACGCGCGTATCGAAAAAGGCGAAGTAATCCTTTATCACGTCCACATACCCGAATATAAACAGGCTAATCTTAATAACCATCCGGAATACCGACCCAAAAAACTGTTGCTGCACCGCGCTCAGATTCGAAAACTTCAAAGACAGGTTGAGGAAAAAGGTATGACGCTCGTCCCGCTTTCATTGTATTTTAACGAAAAAAACATCGTCAAAGTTCAATTGGCCGTCGCACGGGGCAAGAGGCTCTACGATAAGAGAGAATCTATCGCCAAACGGGACGCCGACCGCTCGCTGCAGAGGGAACTAAAGCGGAAATAA
- a CDS encoding CBS domain-containing protein — translation MKTVSHIISGRELYCIALGSSIYDAIQFMASKNIGAVVIVDNLQTKRLRGIFSERDLMKRVVLEGLDVKTTKIDDVMTKNVAVGNAGEAYDACLETMKKIRSRHLPIVDGEKLIGMVSMRDLMEIKIAEGTEEIKMMNAYIHDMPNSML, via the coding sequence ATGAAAACAGTCAGCCATATTATCTCCGGGCGGGAACTGTATTGTATTGCGCTGGGGTCGTCTATCTATGATGCCATCCAATTCATGGCTTCAAAAAACATCGGCGCCGTCGTCATCGTGGATAATCTTCAGACAAAAAGATTGCGCGGCATTTTCTCCGAGCGGGATCTGATGAAACGAGTGGTGCTGGAAGGTTTAGATGTGAAGACGACCAAGATTGACGATGTCATGACAAAAAATGTTGCAGTTGGCAATGCCGGCGAAGCTTACGACGCCTGTCTGGAAACAATGAAAAAGATCCGGTCGCGCCATCTCCCTATCGTGGATGGGGAAAAACTGATTGGCATGGTCTCTATGCGCGACTTGATGGAAATCAAGATCGCGGAGGGAACAGAAGAAATTAAAATGATGAACGCATATATTCATGACATGCCCAACTCGATGCTCTAA
- a CDS encoding DUF309 domain-containing protein, translating into MSIDPVLWQKALRQFNEENFFECHETLEVNWLTEKDEEQRNLLQGIIHMAAALLHRRKNNNVGYRRQLEKGLIKLNGVRLNVYDEKLRTNLSEFYKTVATDTFPHFPKINFTASEALR; encoded by the coding sequence ATGAGTATTGACCCCGTACTGTGGCAAAAGGCTTTGCGCCAATTTAACGAGGAAAATTTTTTTGAATGCCACGAAACGCTTGAAGTTAACTGGCTGACTGAAAAGGATGAGGAACAAAGAAACTTATTGCAGGGAATTATACACATGGCCGCCGCTCTATTACATCGCCGCAAGAATAATAATGTCGGATATCGCAGGCAATTAGAGAAGGGATTGATAAAACTGAATGGCGTACGATTAAACGTGTATGATGAGAAGTTAAGAACAAATCTCTCTGAGTTCTATAAAACGGTAGCCACTGATACTTTTCCTCATTTTCCGAAAATCAACTTTACCGCGTCGGAAGCATTACGATAA
- a CDS encoding PAS domain S-box protein — protein MSKRFEEKKEAFELLNKELSDLIPLDQRIQNRKAERKESGDAQTSTTPTPAKGIPKEWLEEQRALHEKYKLIERVYKFYRNIIQNMSSSIICMDMKGAITFVNVNAAKTLDYKIEELLGRNMIDIVAEPEKNGKIIDLMLIENKRFESKEVKLISKSGSVIPIGFSTTPLNEKTEQIGVIITFRDLTEMQLMRKQVERMDRLATMGELATGIAHEVRNPLGGIKAAAQVLEESFEENDRRLELVSRIVREIDRVNNLLMDFFKFAKPVKPARNYFNVETVIDSIYLLIATQLTNKQIIFREEFSDVVPQIYADQHQVEQVLMNIFLNAIQAMPEGGNLTVKTYTTTIGDLPHLHWSDDLFDKKLPFVAIEIADTGCGIPEESLEKIFNPFYTTKNEGMGLGLSICSRLIAENNGNIHVDSEVGAGSKFIVMLPTR, from the coding sequence ATGAGTAAAAGGTTCGAAGAGAAAAAAGAAGCTTTTGAATTACTCAATAAGGAATTGAGCGACCTGATTCCCCTTGATCAGCGCATTCAAAATCGCAAGGCGGAAAGAAAAGAATCCGGCGACGCCCAAACATCCACGACCCCCACGCCGGCCAAGGGTATTCCGAAGGAATGGCTTGAAGAACAGCGCGCACTGCACGAAAAATATAAACTCATCGAACGCGTTTATAAGTTTTATCGCAATATCATACAAAATATGAGCAGCAGTATTATTTGTATGGATATGAAAGGGGCTATCACTTTTGTGAATGTGAACGCGGCTAAAACGCTGGATTATAAGATCGAAGAACTGCTCGGAAGAAATATGATCGACATCGTAGCGGAACCGGAGAAAAACGGTAAAATCATTGACCTGATGCTGATCGAAAATAAACGATTTGAAAGTAAGGAAGTCAAATTAATTTCAAAATCCGGAAGCGTTATTCCGATCGGATTCAGCACAACGCCGTTGAATGAAAAAACAGAGCAGATCGGCGTGATCATTACCTTCCGTGACTTGACAGAAATGCAGTTGATGCGCAAGCAAGTAGAACGCATGGACCGATTGGCCACGATGGGCGAATTGGCAACCGGTATTGCCCATGAAGTAAGGAACCCGCTCGGCGGAATCAAGGCCGCGGCGCAAGTGCTGGAAGAATCGTTTGAAGAAAATGACCGGCGGTTGGAACTGGTTAGCCGCATCGTTCGTGAAATTGACCGCGTCAATAATTTGCTGATGGATTTCTTCAAATTTGCCAAACCGGTCAAACCGGCACGTAATTATTTTAATGTGGAAACGGTCATTGACAGTATTTATCTGTTGATAGCTACTCAACTAACGAATAAACAAATTATTTTTAGGGAAGAATTTTCAGACGTTGTTCCGCAGATATATGCCGATCAGCATCAGGTGGAACAGGTCTTAATGAATATTTTTTTAAATGCGATCCAGGCCATGCCCGAAGGCGGTAATCTGACTGTAAAGACTTACACGACTACGATCGGCGATCTTCCGCATCTGCATTGGTCGGATGACCTTTTTGATAAGAAACTTCCTTTTGTAGCAATCGAAATCGCCGATACCGGCTGCGGTATTCCGGAAGAAAGCCTTGAAAAAATATTTAATCCGTTTTATACGACAAAAAACGAGGGTATGGGGCTGGGATTATCTATTTGCAGCAGGCTGATTGCGGAAAATAACGGAAACATTCACGTTGATAGCGAGGTCGGGGCCGGCTCAAAATTTATCGTAATGCTTCCGACGCGGTAA